The genomic interval CCTGCTCGGGGGTGGAAGGCTGAGCCTGGGGAACCTCGGGCTTGCCAGcgggaggagcagaagcctcgggcttgggggcAGGGGCGGAGGAAGCAGAAGACTAGACAggaagcaggagcaggaggcgGGGCAGGGGGCGGGGCTGGGTAGACTCGGGCCTTGACGGCGGGGGAGACTCCAGgaggcaggagcaggaagCGGGAGGAGGCAAAAAGACTCCGGCCTTGGGGCGCGGGAGCAGGGGCAGactcctcgggcttgggagGCAGGAGCACAGGGGGCAGactcctcgggcttgggagcaggaggcaGGGGCAGAAGTCTCGGGCCTTGGgagcgggagcaggagcagaagactCGGGCTTGGGGAGCGGGaggcaggagcagaagactCCGGGCTTGGGAGCCGGGaggcaggagcagaagactcgggcttgggagcgggagcaggagcagaagagggagcaggagcgggGGTAGGCTCGGGCTTGCCGGCGGGGGACTCAGGAGCAGGGGCAGGAGCGGGGGGAGCAGAAGACTCGGGCTTGGGAGCAGGGGCAGAAGTCTCGGGGACGGGAGCCTCAGTGGTAGTATCGCAAGGAACGGTAACAGTCTTGGTAACTCCCTCGATCACAGTGACCTTGGTAGTGAGAGAAACTCCCTCGGGGTACTCGGAGGTaggcttgggcttgggggcctcGGTAGAGTGGTGCTTGCACTCCTCACACTCCTCAGTGAGAGTGACAGTCTTGCCCTCAACAACGGTGACCTTGGTGGTAACGGGGGCAGAAGTAGCCTCGGGGGCCTCGGTGGGGGCCTCAGTGGAGCAGGGCTCAGTGATGGTGACAGTCTTACCCTCAATGACGGtggtcttggtggtgagagaaggagcagcagtAGAAGAGTGCTTGCAAGTCTCACACTCCTCAGTGACAGTCTGGGTGGTGTTCTGGACGGGAGCCTCGGAGGTAGGGACAGCCTCAACGGAGGTGGTAGGAACCTCGGAGGTAGTAGGAACCTCGGAGGTAGTAGGGACCTCAGTAGAGCAAGGCTCAGTGACAGTCACGATGACAGTCTTGTTGCCGCCGTGCTCGCACTCGTGGCAAGGAACGGTAGAGGTCAGAGTCTTGGTAGTCCAAGAAGCAAcggaagaggaagaaacAGTTCCGTTGGTGGGGACAGGGGAAGTAGCAGCCTCAGTGGTAGAGGGAGCGACAGAAGACTCAGTGGCGTTGGTGGGAGCAACGGGAGCGGAGGTGGGGACGGCAGAAGactcctcgggcttggaAGAAGCGGGGGCAGAGGAGGCAGGGGTAGAGGAGGCAGGggtggaagaaggagcgggCTCAGTGGTGGCACCCTCGGTAGGGCAGACGGGGATGATGGGAGTGGGGGTGGCAGTGGGGGTGGCGACAGCCTTGCAAGCCTCAACGtactggaggagctgcttgTCGACGTTGAAGTAAGGCCACATGTTGTACTGCTGGACACAAGAAGTGCACTGGTCAACAGCAGACTGGGTGGACTTGATCTTGTCACAGATGCACTTGGCATCCTGGCCACAGGAGTTGATGTCAGCAACAACGGTGTTACAGGTCTTCTTGCAGGTGAGCTTGCCGATCAGGTTGAATCGCTTGTTAAGCATGTTATCAAGAGAAGCGGGGTGAGAAGGCTCGGGGGTACAagtgggaggaggaaccTCACACTCGGGAAGAGAGCTGGTAACATCGGGgggagtggtggtgacaacaACGGGAGGGGGAGCGACAGAAGAGGTGGCCTGGGGGTGGCACTTCTTAATGACGTCGTCGATCTCCTGCATGCCGTACTGGGGGTAAGCCTGAGCACAAGACAGACACTTCTGGGTCCAGGCGAAGCCATCAAGGAACTGACACTCGCAGGACTGGAGACCCTGGCAGGTCTGCAGACCGAAAGAGAGCTTGAAGCACTTGGTGGAGCAGAAGACCTGGGACAGGAGGGCCAGAGATCGCTTCTCCTGAGCGCCGGCGGGGGCGATACAGGTCTCCTCAGGCTGGGGGGCAGGGGCAGCCGAAAGAAGCGGGAGGAGGGGGGAGAAAAAGcagggggggggggagcCTGGGTGCTGGGAGCGGGAGCAGGGGGAGCAGGGGTAGGAGTGCTGGACTGCGAGAACCAGAAAGTGTTAGGGTCAACTCCGCCGGGGTTAGGCTTGGGAGCGGGAGCGGCAGGAGGGTTGGAAGGAGCGGGGGCTCCGGGAGTAGAGGGCTGGGAGAACCAGAAAGTGTTGGGGTCGGGTCCCTTTCCGAGGATAGGGTCGGCGACAGCAACGCTGACTGCAGCAGCGAGAAGAGTGGCAGAGAACTTCATTGTGTCTTAATAGGGTCTCTCGACTTTTGAAAGGGTATTAAGCGAGTGTGGTAGTCGAAATGAACACAAGTGAATCTGTTGGAGTTGTAAGAAGGAGGACGGGTAGGGTATTTATGGACTGCCAAGGTTCGTACAGAGTGTATTTTGGGTCTCAGACGCGAGCACTGTTTTTCGCTGAGCTGGTCGTCATCCTTTAGGCGCAATGGCGATCACAG from Yarrowia lipolytica chromosome 1F, complete sequence carries:
- a CDS encoding uncharacterized protein (Truncated form of YALI0F19030g, similar to uniprot|Q6CH88 Yarrowia lipolytica YALI0A11198g), whose amino-acid sequence is MQEIDDVIKKCHPQATSSVAPPPVVVTTTPPDVTSSLPECEVPPPTCTPEPSHPASLDNMLNKRFNLIGKLTCKKTCNTVVADINSCGQDAKCICDKIKSTQSAVDQCTSCVQQYNMWPYFNVDKQLLQYVEACKAVATPTATPTPIIPVCPTEGATTEPAPSSTPASSTPASSAPASSKPEESSAVPTSAPVAPTNATESSVAPSTTEAATSPVPTNGTVSSSSVASWTTKTLTSTVPCHECEHGGNKTVIVTVTEPCSTEVPTTSEVPTTSEVPTTSVEAVPTSEAPVQNTTQTVTEECETCKHSSTAAPSLTTKTTVIEGKTVTITEPCSTEAPTEAPEATSAPVTTKVTVVEGKTVTLTEECEECKHHSTEAPKPKPTSEYPEGVSLTTKVTVIEGVTKTVTVPCDTTTEAPVPETSAPAPKPESSAPPAPAPAPESPAGKPEPTPAPAPSSAPAPAPKPESSAPASRLPSPESSAPASRSPSPSLLLLLPLPRPETSAPASCSQARGVCPLCSCLPSPRSLPLLPRPKAGVFLPPPASCSCLLESPPPSRPESTQPRPLPRLLLLLPV